A genome region from Camelina sativa cultivar DH55 chromosome 10, Cs, whole genome shotgun sequence includes the following:
- the LOC104718925 gene encoding uncharacterized protein LOC104718925, whose product MATLPLSQTSTISLPKPYLSKPFSIPLRNATLSTITNRRNFLSSSGRIVARSYKVVVEHDGKTTELEVEPDETILSKAIDSGLDVPYDCNLGVCMTCPAKLVTGTVDQSGGMLSDDVVERGYALLCASYPTSDCHIKMIPEEELLSLQLATAND is encoded by the coding sequence ATGGCgactcttcctctctctcaaaCTTCCACAATCTCTCTTCCTAAACCTTATCTCTCCAAACCCTTTTCAATCCCACTCCGTAACGCCACACTCTCAACAATAACAAATCGCCGGAATTTTCTCAGCTCTTCCGGAAGGATCGTGGCTCGGTCATATAAAGTGGTGGTGGAGCACGACGGCAAAACGACGGAATTGGAAGTTGAACCGGACGAGACGATTCTATCTAAGGCTATTGACTCAGGCCTTGATGTCCCTTACGACTGCAACCTCGGCGTTTGTATGACTTGTCCGGCTAAGCTTGTGACCGGAACGGTGGATCAGAGCGGTGGGATGCTGAGTGATGATGTGGTGGAACGTGGCTACGCGCTTTTATGTGCTTCGTATCCAACTTCTGATTGTCACATTAAGATGATCCCTGAAGAAGAGCTCTTGTCTCTACAGCTCGCCACTGCCAACGACTAA
- the LOC104718923 gene encoding imidazoleglycerol-phosphate dehydratase 2, chloroplastic isoform X1 codes for MELSSSPAQLLRPHLGFRVLLPPQRTSIASSSSSSSSPPPCRFLRMESDSHRHQSISCVSPPFPGDNGFPEITTSSPIESAARIGEVKRETKETNVSVKINLDGNGVADSSTGIPFLDHMLDQLASHGLFDVHVRATGDTHIDDHHTNEDVALAIGTALLNALGERKGINRFGDFTAPLDEALIHVSLDLSGRPYLGYNLEIPTQRVGTYDTQLVEHFFQSLVNTSGMTLHIRQLAGRNSHHIIEATFKAFARALRQATESDPRRGGTIPSSKGVLSRS; via the exons ATGGAGCTCTCTTCTTCGCCGGCTCAGCTTCTGAGACCACATCTCGGCTTTAGGGTTTTACTTCCTCCTCAACGAACATcaatcgcttcttcttcttcttcttcttcttctcctcctccttgtcGATTCCTACGGATGGAATCTGATTCTCATCGTCATCAATCTATCTCATGCGTTTCTCCTCCTTTTCCCGGAGATAACGGTTTCCCGGAGATTACTACCTCTTCTCCAATCGAATCAG CAGCTAGAATAGGTGAAgtgaagagagaaacaaaggaaaCGAATGTATCCGTAAAGATTAATTTGGATGGCAATGGAGTTGCTGATAGCTCCACTGGGATCCCTTTCCTTGATCATATGTTAGAT CAACTTGCTTCACATGGCTTGTTCGATGTACATGTAAGAGCTACTGGTGATACTCATATTGACGATCATCATACTAATGAAGATGTTGCTCTTGCCATTGGAACA GCTTTGTTGAATGCGCTTGGGGAGCGGAAAGGGATTAACCGTTTTGGCGATTTTACAGCTCCTCTTGATGAAGCACTTATTCATGTTTCCCTG GATTTATCTGGTCGACCATATCTTGGTTACAACTTAGAGATACCAACTCAGAGAGTAGGAACTTACGACACTCAG TTGGTGGAGCATTTCTTCCAGTCATTGGTGAATACTTCTGGTATGACACTTCACATCCGacag CTTGCCGGTAGAAACTCTCATCATATAATAGAAGCGACCTTTAAGGCCTTTGCTAGGGCTCTCCGACAAGCAACAGAGTCTGATCCACGTCGCGGTGGGACAATACCAAG TTCAAAAGGAGTCTTGTCAAGGTCGTAA
- the LOC104718923 gene encoding imidazoleglycerol-phosphate dehydratase 2, chloroplastic isoform X2 produces MELSSSPAQLLRPHLGFRVLLPPQRTSIASSSSSSSSPPPCRFLRMESDSHRHQSISCVSPPFPGDNGFPEITTSSPIESARIGEVKRETKETNVSVKINLDGNGVADSSTGIPFLDHMLDQLASHGLFDVHVRATGDTHIDDHHTNEDVALAIGTALLNALGERKGINRFGDFTAPLDEALIHVSLDLSGRPYLGYNLEIPTQRVGTYDTQLVEHFFQSLVNTSGMTLHIRQLAGRNSHHIIEATFKAFARALRQATESDPRRGGTIPSSKGVLSRS; encoded by the exons ATGGAGCTCTCTTCTTCGCCGGCTCAGCTTCTGAGACCACATCTCGGCTTTAGGGTTTTACTTCCTCCTCAACGAACATcaatcgcttcttcttcttcttcttcttcttctcctcctccttgtcGATTCCTACGGATGGAATCTGATTCTCATCGTCATCAATCTATCTCATGCGTTTCTCCTCCTTTTCCCGGAGATAACGGTTTCCCGGAGATTACTACCTCTTCTCCAATCGAATCAG CTAGAATAGGTGAAgtgaagagagaaacaaaggaaaCGAATGTATCCGTAAAGATTAATTTGGATGGCAATGGAGTTGCTGATAGCTCCACTGGGATCCCTTTCCTTGATCATATGTTAGAT CAACTTGCTTCACATGGCTTGTTCGATGTACATGTAAGAGCTACTGGTGATACTCATATTGACGATCATCATACTAATGAAGATGTTGCTCTTGCCATTGGAACA GCTTTGTTGAATGCGCTTGGGGAGCGGAAAGGGATTAACCGTTTTGGCGATTTTACAGCTCCTCTTGATGAAGCACTTATTCATGTTTCCCTG GATTTATCTGGTCGACCATATCTTGGTTACAACTTAGAGATACCAACTCAGAGAGTAGGAACTTACGACACTCAG TTGGTGGAGCATTTCTTCCAGTCATTGGTGAATACTTCTGGTATGACACTTCACATCCGacag CTTGCCGGTAGAAACTCTCATCATATAATAGAAGCGACCTTTAAGGCCTTTGCTAGGGCTCTCCGACAAGCAACAGAGTCTGATCCACGTCGCGGTGGGACAATACCAAG TTCAAAAGGAGTCTTGTCAAGGTCGTAA
- the LOC104718920 gene encoding uncharacterized protein LOC104718920, which yields MEIDGGDRNSGERPIIMVTNDDGIDAPGLRSLVSVLVSTNLYDVRVCAPDSEKSAVSHSIIWNRPLTAKRVDIDGATAYAVDGTPADCTGLGLSEVLFPSRPDLVLSGINVGSNCGFHIVYSGTVAGAREAFLYDVPSASISYDFDWKRGEMNANDFVLSAQACLPIINGIISAIKNKTHPMKCFLNIDLPTDIANHKGYKLTRQGKSMNKMGWRQVEEEAQGPKMLSTMTMETESGVVSSDNDASIHSKDSRLFKREVRDRVSEEGTDSHFLKEGFITVTPLGALSQTDVDSQNYYKEWLPKITNQSCSSSL from the exons ATGGAAATCGACGGTGGAGATCGCAATTCCGGTGAGCGGCCGATCATCATGGTCACAAACGACGACGGTATCGACGCGCCTGGCTTGCGTTCACTCGTTAGCGTCCTCGTCTCCACCAATCTCTACGACGTCCGCGTCTGCGCTCCTGATTC GGAGAAATCTGCTGTTAGTCACAGTATAATATGGAATAGACCACTTACTGCAAAACGAGTTGATATTGATGGAGCTACGGCCTATGCTGTTGATG GAACCCCTGCGGATTGCACTGGTTTAGGCTTATCTGAAGTACTCTTCCCTTCTCGTCCTGACCTG GTGCTTAGTGGTATAAATGTGGGTAGCAACTGCGGATTTCACAT CGTCTATTCTGGAACTGTTGCCGGCGCTCGTGAAGCCTTCCTTTATGATGTGCCTTCTGCTTCCATATCATATGATTTTGATTG GAAACGTGGAGAGATGAATGCTAATGATTTTGTCCTTTCTGCCCAAGCTTGCTTGCCGATTATCAACGGCATAATCAGTgcgatcaagaacaaaactcACCCTATGAAATGCTTTCTGAATATTGATTTGCCGACTGATATTGCTAACCATAAG GGATACAAACTAACTAGACAAGGTAAAAGCATGAATAAAATGGGATGGAGACAAGTCGAAGAGGAAGCACAAGGGCCGAAGATGTTATCAACAATGACAATGGAAACAGAGTCGGGAGTGGTCTCATCAGACAACGACGCATCTATTCATTCAAAAGATAGCCGTTTATTCAAGAGAGAG GTAAGGGATAGGGTAAGTGAAGAAGGGACTGATTCTCACTTCCTAAAAGAAGGATTT ATAACGGTGACACCGCTTGGAGCTCTCTCTCAGACTGATGTGGATAGCCAAAATTACTACAAAGAATGGCTTCCCAAGATTACAAACCAGTCATGTTCCTCATCCCTCTGA
- the LOC104718924 gene encoding FRIGIDA-like protein 4b, which yields MESSPDPGELVESDQPSFFEFQKQASLMTSCNLLWKELSEHFTSMEQSLMKKSEALKQMIETLDNQTQTSIELLKHREVTIDHSVEIAAGKVEERARAALESLEKARDGGDTATANDDDDDDTGEVDDGDGDGEGILSAALKSICLKMDARGFWGFVIARKKELENLRSQIPAALVDCVDPPKLVLEAVSEVFPVDKRGGGEKVSNDFGWACVVILESLIPVMVDPLMGKSRLLVTPSVKEKAKEIAETWKASLEERGGIENVKTPDVHTFLQHLVTFGIVKKDDLALYRKLVVGSAWRKQMPKLAVSVGLGDQMPDMIEELIIRGQQLDAVHFTFEVGLVHKFPPVPLLKAYLRDAKKATALITEDSNNPGRSAHLVARKEQSALRAVLKCIEEYKLEEEFPPENLKKRLDQLEKTKTEKRKPAAIPANKRTRASYNGPMPPAKAGRITNAYVSSFPPPPPTFIRSPSHSPQYGVPAAYTTSPPTIYNNRSPPYQYSPEAVHGSYQASPVSYPVAYGTYCSPVAAPPPPVYHPHPHHQHHHIQHAYY from the exons ATGGAGTCTTCCCCCGATCCAGGCGAGTTAGTTGAGTCAGATCAGCCGAGTTTCTTCGAGTTTCAGAAGCAGGCGTCTCTGATGACGAGCTGTAATCTTCTGTGGAAAGAGCTCTCCGAACATTTCACTTCGATGGAGCAGAGTCTGATGAAGAAATCTGAAGCTCTGAAACAGATGATTGAAACTTTAGATAATCAGACTCAGACTTCGATTGAGTTGCTTAAGCATCGTGAGGTCACTATAGACCACAGCGTCGAGATCGCGGCGGGGAAAGTTGAGGAGCGAGCTAGAGCCGCGTTGGAATCGCTGGAGAAAGCTAGAGACGGTGGTGATACTGCGACGgcgaatgatgatgatgatgatgatactggAGAGGTTGACGACGGCGACGGCGACGGAGAAGGGATTCTATCGGCGGCGCTGAAATCGATTTGTTTGAAGATGGACGCGAGAGGATTCTGGGGTTTTGTGATTGCGAGGAAGAAGGAATTGGAGAATCTCCGGTCGCAGATTCCGGCGGCGTTGGTGGATTGTGTGGATCCGCCGAAGCTAGTGCTCGAGGCTGTATCTGAGGTTTTTCCGGTTGATAAAAGAGGCGGTGGTGAGAAAGTGAGCAATGATTTCGGATGGGCTTGTGTGGTGATTTTGGAGAGTTTGATTCCAGTTATGGTTGATCCATTGATGGGGAAATCGAGGCTGCTTGTAACTCCGAGCGTTAAGGAGAAAGCTAAGGAGATTGCTGAGACGTGGAAGGCGAGCTTGGAAGAGAGAGGAGGGATAGAGAATGTGAAAACACCTGATGTTCATACGTTTCTGCAGCATCTTGTGACTTTTGGAATTGTGAAGAAGGATGATCTTGCTCTTTACAGGAAGCTTGTGGTTGGTTCAGCTTGGCGTAAACAGATGCCTAAGCTTGCTGTTTCAGTTGGTTTGGGTGACCAAATGCCTG ATATGATTGAAGAGTTGATCATCAGGGGACAACAGCTTGATGCGGTTCATTTCACTTTTGAAGTTGGTCTTGTACACAAGTTCCCTCCTGTTCCTTTGCTCAAAGCTTATCTGAGGGATGCCAAGAAAGCAACAGCTTTAATCACAGAGGATTCTAACAATCCTGGCCGATCTGCG CATCTTGTGGCGCGCAAGGAGCAGTCAGCACTCAGAGCAGTCTTAAAATGCATAGAAGAATACAAACTCGAGGAAGAATTCCCTCCCGAGAATCTCAAGAAGCGGTTGGATCAGCTAGAGAAGACCAAAACCGAGAAAAGAAAACCAGCAGCCATTCCCGCCAACAAGAGAACCCGAGCAAGCTACAACGGTCCAATGCCACCAGCGAAAGCAGGGCGTATCACAAACGCATATGTCTCCTCTTTCCCACCTCCCCCACCAACATTCATCAGATCCCCTAGCCACTCTCCTCAGTACGGTGTACCAGCAGCATACACCACATCCCCACCTACCATCTACAACAACAGGAGCCCTCCATACCAATACTCACCTGAGGCGGTTCATGGATCGTACCAAGCTTCTCCAGTCAGTTATCCTGTAGCATATGGTACATACTGCAGTCCGGTGGCTGCTCCACCCCCTCCAGTTTACCATCCTCACCcgcaccaccagcaccaccaTATTCAGCATGCTTACTACTGA